In Bos indicus x Bos taurus breed Angus x Brahman F1 hybrid chromosome 23, Bos_hybrid_MaternalHap_v2.0, whole genome shotgun sequence, a single genomic region encodes these proteins:
- the DDR1 gene encoding epithelial discoidin domain-containing receptor 1 isoform X2, giving the protein MGPGALSFLLLLLLVATGDADMKGHFDPAKCRYALGMQDRTIPDGDISASSSWSDSTAARHSRLESSDGDGAWCPAGPVFPKEEEYLQVDLRRLHLVALVGTQGRHAGGLGKEFSPSYRLRYSRDGHRWMDWRDRWGQEVILGNEDPGGVVLKDLGPPMVARLVRFYPRADRVMSVCLRVELYGCLWKDGLLSYTAPVGQTMYLSEAVHLNDSTYDGYTTHTVGGLQYGGLGQLADGVVGLDDFRKSQELRVWPGYDYVGWSNHSFPSGYVEMEFEFERLRAFQAMQVHCNNMHTLGARLPGGVECRFKRGPAMAWEGEPVRHALGGSLGDPRARTVSVPLGGRMGRFLQCRFLFAGPWLLFSEISFISDVVNDSSLALGGTFPPAPWWPPGPPPTNFSSLELEPRGQQPVAKAEGSPTAILIGCLVAIILLLLLIIALMLWRLHWRRLLSKAERRVLEEELTVHLSVPGDTILINNRPGPREPPPYQEPRPRGNPPHSAPSVPNSSACSGDYMEPEKPGAPLLPPPPQNSVPHYAEADIVTLQGVTGGNTYAVPALPPGAAGDGPPRVDFPRSRLRFKEKLGEGQFGEVHLCEVESPQDLVSLDFPLSVRKGHPLLVAVKILRSDATKNARNDFLKEVKIMSRLKDPNIIRLLGVCVQDDPLCMITDYMENGDLNQFLSAHQLEDKATEGPGDGEAAQGPTISYPMLLHVAAQIASGMRYLATLNFVHRDLATRNCLVGENFTIKIADFGMSRNLYAGDYYRVQGRAVLPIRWMAWECILMGKFTTASDVWAFGVTLWEVLMLCRAQPFGQLTDEQVIENAGEFFRDQGRQVYLSRPPACPLSLYELMLRCWSREPEQRPPFSQLHRFLAEDAVNTV; this is encoded by the exons ATGGGACCAGGGGCCCTTTcatttctactgctgctgctcttGGTGGCAACTGGAGATGCTGACATGAAGGGACATTTTGACCCTG CCAAGTGCCGCTATGCCCTGGGCATGCAGGACCGGACCATCCCAGATGGTGACATCTCTGCCTCCAGCTCCTGGTCAGACTCCACCGCCGCTCGCCACAGCAG gcTTGAAAGCAGCGACGGAGATGGCGCCTGGTGCCCTGCAGGGCCGGTGTTCCCCAAGGAGGAGGAATACCTCCAGGTGGACCTGCGGCGGCTGCACCTGGTGGCACTGGTAGGCACCCAGGGACGgcacgcagggggcctgggcaaGGAGTTCTCTCCCAGCTACCGACTGCGTTACTCCCGGGACGGCCACCGCTGGATGGACTGGAGGGACCGCTGGGGCCAGGAG GTGATCTTAGGTAATGAGGATCCTGGGGGAGTGGTGCTGAAGGACCTTGGGCCCCCCATGGTGGCCCGACTGGTTCGCTTCTATCCCCGGGCAGACCGGGTCATGAGCGTGTGTCTGCGGGTGGAGCTCTATGGCTGCCTCTGGAAGG atGGACTCCTGTCTTACACGGCCCCTGTGGGGCAGACGATGTACTTATCTGAGGCCGTGCACCTCAATGACTCCACCTACGATGGATATACCACGCACACTGTTGGCGG GCTGCAGTACGGAGGGCTGGGCCAACTGGCAGATGGTGTGGTGGGGCTGGATGACTTTAGGAAGAGCCAGGAGCTACGGGTCTGGCCGGGCTACGACTATGTGGGCTGGAGCAACcacagcttccccagtggctacGTGGAGATGGAGTTTGAGTTTGAGCGGCTGAGGGCCTTCCAGGCCATGCAG gtCCACTGCAACAACATGCACACGCTGGGAGCCCGCCTGCCTGGTGGGGTGGAGTGTCGCTTCAAGAGGGGCCCGGCCATGGCCTGGGAGGGGGAGCCCGTGCGCCATGCTCTGGGGGGCAGCCTGGGGGACCCCAGAGCCCGGACTGTGTCAGTGCCCCTGGGCGGCCGCATGGGCCGCTTCCTGCAATGCCGCTTTCTCTTTGCGGGGCCCTGGCTACTCTTCAGCGAAATCTCCTTCATTTCCG ATGTTGTGAATGACTCCTCCCTGGCTTTGGGGGGCACCTTCCCACCAGCCCCCTGGTGGCCACCCGGCCCCCCTCCCACAAACTTCAGCAGCTTGG AGCTGGAGCCCAGGGGCCAGCAGCCTGTGGCCAAGGCCGAGGGGAGCCCGACCGCCATCCTCATTGGCTGCCTGGTGGCcatcatcctgctgctgctgctcatcatTGCCCTCATGCTATGGCGGCTGCACTGGCGCCGGCTCCTCAGCAAG GCCGAGCGTAGGGTATTAGAAGAGGAGCTGACGGTTCATCTCTCTGTCCCCGGGGATACCATCCTCATCAACAACCGCCCAGGCCCCCGAGAGCCACCCCCTTATCAGGAGCCACGGCCTCGTGGGAATCCACCCCACTCTGCTCCCAGTGTCCCCAACAGCTCGG CCTGCAGTGGGGACTATATGGAGCCTGAGAAGCCAGGTGCCCCGcttctgcccccacctccccagaacAGCGTCCCCCATTATGCCGAGGCTGACATTGTCACCCTGCAGGGCGTCACCGGGGGCAACACCTATGCTGTGCCCGCGCTGCCCCCAGGGGCGGCTGGGGATGGGCCCCCCAGAGTGGATTTCCCTCGGTCGAGGCTCCGCTTCAAGGAGAAGCTTGGTGAGGGCCAGTTTGGGGAG GTGCACCTGTGTGAGGTAGAGAGCCCTCAGGATCTAGTCAGTCTTGACTTCCCCCTCAGTGTGCGCAAGGGACACCCTTTGTTGGTAGCAGTCAAGATCCTACGGTCAGATGCCACCAAGAATGCCAG GAATGACTTCCTGAAGGAGGTGAAGATCATGTCGAGGCTGAAGGACCCAAACATCATCCGgctgctgggtgtgtgtgtgcaggacgACCCGCTCTGCATGATAACCGATTACATGGAGAACGGCGACCTCAACCAGTTCCTCAGTGCCCACCAGCTAGAGGACAAGGCGACGGAGGGGCCCGGGGATGGGGAGGCGGCCCAGGGGCCCACCATCAG CTACCCGATGCTGCTGCACGTGGCGGCCCAGATCGCCTCGGGCATGCGCTATCTGGCCACACTCAACTTTGTGCATCGGGACTTGGCCACGAGGAACTGCCTGGTTGGGGAAAATTTCACCATCAAAATCGCCGACTTTGGCATGAGCCGGAACCTCTACGCTGGGGACTATTACCGCGTGCAGGGCCGGGCGGTGCTGCCCATCCGGTGGATGGCCTGGGAGTGCATCCTTATG GGGAAGTTCACAACCGCCAGTGACGTGTGGGCCTTTGGGGTCACCTTATGGGAGGTGCTGATGCTCTGCAGGGCCCAGCCCTTTGGACAGCTCACTGATGAGCAAGTCATCGAGAATGCAGGGGAGTTCTTCCGGGACCAGGGCCGGCAG GTGTACCTGTCCCGGCCCCCGGCCTGCCCGCTGAGCCTGTATGAGCTGATGCTCCGGTGCTGGAGCCGGGAGCCTGAGCAGCGACCACCCTTTTCCCAGTTGCATCGGTTCCTGGCAGAAGATGCGGTCAACACAGTGTGA
- the DDR1 gene encoding epithelial discoidin domain-containing receptor 1 isoform X1 — MGPGALSFLLLLLLVATGDADMKGHFDPAKCRYALGMQDRTIPDGDISASSSWSDSTAARHSRLESSDGDGAWCPAGPVFPKEEEYLQVDLRRLHLVALVGTQGRHAGGLGKEFSPSYRLRYSRDGHRWMDWRDRWGQEVILGNEDPGGVVLKDLGPPMVARLVRFYPRADRVMSVCLRVELYGCLWKDGLLSYTAPVGQTMYLSEAVHLNDSTYDGYTTHTVGGLQYGGLGQLADGVVGLDDFRKSQELRVWPGYDYVGWSNHSFPSGYVEMEFEFERLRAFQAMQVHCNNMHTLGARLPGGVECRFKRGPAMAWEGEPVRHALGGSLGDPRARTVSVPLGGRMGRFLQCRFLFAGPWLLFSEISFISDVVNDSSLALGGTFPPAPWWPPGPPPTNFSSLELEPRGQQPVAKAEGSPTAILIGCLVAIILLLLLIIALMLWRLHWRRLLSKAERRVLEEELTVHLSVPGDTILINNRPGPREPPPYQEPRPRGNPPHSAPSVPNSSALLLSNPAYRLLLATYARPPRGPGPPTPAWAKPTNTQACSGDYMEPEKPGAPLLPPPPQNSVPHYAEADIVTLQGVTGGNTYAVPALPPGAAGDGPPRVDFPRSRLRFKEKLGEGQFGEVHLCEVESPQDLVSLDFPLSVRKGHPLLVAVKILRSDATKNARNDFLKEVKIMSRLKDPNIIRLLGVCVQDDPLCMITDYMENGDLNQFLSAHQLEDKATEGPGDGEAAQGPTISYPMLLHVAAQIASGMRYLATLNFVHRDLATRNCLVGENFTIKIADFGMSRNLYAGDYYRVQGRAVLPIRWMAWECILMGKFTTASDVWAFGVTLWEVLMLCRAQPFGQLTDEQVIENAGEFFRDQGRQVYLSRPPACPLSLYELMLRCWSREPEQRPPFSQLHRFLAEDAVNTV; from the exons ATGGGACCAGGGGCCCTTTcatttctactgctgctgctcttGGTGGCAACTGGAGATGCTGACATGAAGGGACATTTTGACCCTG CCAAGTGCCGCTATGCCCTGGGCATGCAGGACCGGACCATCCCAGATGGTGACATCTCTGCCTCCAGCTCCTGGTCAGACTCCACCGCCGCTCGCCACAGCAG gcTTGAAAGCAGCGACGGAGATGGCGCCTGGTGCCCTGCAGGGCCGGTGTTCCCCAAGGAGGAGGAATACCTCCAGGTGGACCTGCGGCGGCTGCACCTGGTGGCACTGGTAGGCACCCAGGGACGgcacgcagggggcctgggcaaGGAGTTCTCTCCCAGCTACCGACTGCGTTACTCCCGGGACGGCCACCGCTGGATGGACTGGAGGGACCGCTGGGGCCAGGAG GTGATCTTAGGTAATGAGGATCCTGGGGGAGTGGTGCTGAAGGACCTTGGGCCCCCCATGGTGGCCCGACTGGTTCGCTTCTATCCCCGGGCAGACCGGGTCATGAGCGTGTGTCTGCGGGTGGAGCTCTATGGCTGCCTCTGGAAGG atGGACTCCTGTCTTACACGGCCCCTGTGGGGCAGACGATGTACTTATCTGAGGCCGTGCACCTCAATGACTCCACCTACGATGGATATACCACGCACACTGTTGGCGG GCTGCAGTACGGAGGGCTGGGCCAACTGGCAGATGGTGTGGTGGGGCTGGATGACTTTAGGAAGAGCCAGGAGCTACGGGTCTGGCCGGGCTACGACTATGTGGGCTGGAGCAACcacagcttccccagtggctacGTGGAGATGGAGTTTGAGTTTGAGCGGCTGAGGGCCTTCCAGGCCATGCAG gtCCACTGCAACAACATGCACACGCTGGGAGCCCGCCTGCCTGGTGGGGTGGAGTGTCGCTTCAAGAGGGGCCCGGCCATGGCCTGGGAGGGGGAGCCCGTGCGCCATGCTCTGGGGGGCAGCCTGGGGGACCCCAGAGCCCGGACTGTGTCAGTGCCCCTGGGCGGCCGCATGGGCCGCTTCCTGCAATGCCGCTTTCTCTTTGCGGGGCCCTGGCTACTCTTCAGCGAAATCTCCTTCATTTCCG ATGTTGTGAATGACTCCTCCCTGGCTTTGGGGGGCACCTTCCCACCAGCCCCCTGGTGGCCACCCGGCCCCCCTCCCACAAACTTCAGCAGCTTGG AGCTGGAGCCCAGGGGCCAGCAGCCTGTGGCCAAGGCCGAGGGGAGCCCGACCGCCATCCTCATTGGCTGCCTGGTGGCcatcatcctgctgctgctgctcatcatTGCCCTCATGCTATGGCGGCTGCACTGGCGCCGGCTCCTCAGCAAG GCCGAGCGTAGGGTATTAGAAGAGGAGCTGACGGTTCATCTCTCTGTCCCCGGGGATACCATCCTCATCAACAACCGCCCAGGCCCCCGAGAGCCACCCCCTTATCAGGAGCCACGGCCTCGTGGGAATCCACCCCACTCTGCTCCCAGTGTCCCCAACAGCTCGG CGTTGCTGCTCTCCAATCCGGCCTACCGTCTCCTTCTGGCCACTTACGCCCGCCCCCCTCGAGGCCCGGGCCCCCCCACACCCGCCTGGGCCAAACCCACCAACACCCAGG CCTGCAGTGGGGACTATATGGAGCCTGAGAAGCCAGGTGCCCCGcttctgcccccacctccccagaacAGCGTCCCCCATTATGCCGAGGCTGACATTGTCACCCTGCAGGGCGTCACCGGGGGCAACACCTATGCTGTGCCCGCGCTGCCCCCAGGGGCGGCTGGGGATGGGCCCCCCAGAGTGGATTTCCCTCGGTCGAGGCTCCGCTTCAAGGAGAAGCTTGGTGAGGGCCAGTTTGGGGAG GTGCACCTGTGTGAGGTAGAGAGCCCTCAGGATCTAGTCAGTCTTGACTTCCCCCTCAGTGTGCGCAAGGGACACCCTTTGTTGGTAGCAGTCAAGATCCTACGGTCAGATGCCACCAAGAATGCCAG GAATGACTTCCTGAAGGAGGTGAAGATCATGTCGAGGCTGAAGGACCCAAACATCATCCGgctgctgggtgtgtgtgtgcaggacgACCCGCTCTGCATGATAACCGATTACATGGAGAACGGCGACCTCAACCAGTTCCTCAGTGCCCACCAGCTAGAGGACAAGGCGACGGAGGGGCCCGGGGATGGGGAGGCGGCCCAGGGGCCCACCATCAG CTACCCGATGCTGCTGCACGTGGCGGCCCAGATCGCCTCGGGCATGCGCTATCTGGCCACACTCAACTTTGTGCATCGGGACTTGGCCACGAGGAACTGCCTGGTTGGGGAAAATTTCACCATCAAAATCGCCGACTTTGGCATGAGCCGGAACCTCTACGCTGGGGACTATTACCGCGTGCAGGGCCGGGCGGTGCTGCCCATCCGGTGGATGGCCTGGGAGTGCATCCTTATG GGGAAGTTCACAACCGCCAGTGACGTGTGGGCCTTTGGGGTCACCTTATGGGAGGTGCTGATGCTCTGCAGGGCCCAGCCCTTTGGACAGCTCACTGATGAGCAAGTCATCGAGAATGCAGGGGAGTTCTTCCGGGACCAGGGCCGGCAG GTGTACCTGTCCCGGCCCCCGGCCTGCCCGCTGAGCCTGTATGAGCTGATGCTCCGGTGCTGGAGCCGGGAGCCTGAGCAGCGACCACCCTTTTCCCAGTTGCATCGGTTCCTGGCAGAAGATGCGGTCAACACAGTGTGA